One window of the Thunnus albacares chromosome 3, fThuAlb1.1, whole genome shotgun sequence genome contains the following:
- the LOC122979136 gene encoding target of Myb protein 1-like isoform X2: MFSFGEKMEFLIGNPFSTPVGQRIERATSSSLQSEDWGLNMEICDIINETDEGPRDAVKAIKKRIVGNKNFREIMLALTVLEACVKNCGHRFHVLVTSQDFVEGVLVRSILPKYNPPTALHDRVLSLIQSWADAFRSSPSLAGVVYVYDDLRRRGLEFPMTDLDALSPIHTPNRSIPENGTPETTPVTTPPHQPQTQASTSAPIQNTSPPVQPSEGPASLSAEQEQKLRSELALVKGNLTVMSEMLNELKPGQSQPDDTELLQQLYSVCKSMQTRVVELIPQLQEEGFIEELLVVNDDLNNAFIRYERFDRLNKAQTTNTPQTPVSSRSLIDFSPEPSTLSQPAVITTTSQPAASILANQRPSANHKEEEEFDMFAQTRGSSLAEQRKSVRYEDPGAVEGLAGALDSRLQVTAGVPPVKNSVQNDIDKWLSCDMQDQSAVSEGVSSEEFDKFLEDRAMAADHSGQTTRSVQPSTSKPTPQSSQQENRSHDQLFSL, encoded by the exons ATGTTTTCATTCGGGGAGAAAATGGAGTTTCTCATAGGAAACCCCTTTTCAACGCCCGTCGGTCAGAGAATCG AGCGAGCGACCAGCAGCTCTCTGCAGTCGGAGGACTGGGGGCTCAACATGGAGATATGTGATATCATCAACGAGACAGACGAGGG gCCCAGAGATGCAGTCAAAGCTATAAAGAAGAGAATCGTTGGAAACAAGAACTTCAGAGAGATCATGTTGGCTCTTACT GTTCTCGAGGCCTGTGTGAAGAACTGCGGCCATCGCTTTCATGTTCTGGTGACGTCTCAGGACTTTGTTGAAGGAGTTTTGGTCCGTTCCATCCTGCCCAAATATAACCCCCCTACTGCCCTTCATGACAGGGTGCTCAGCCTCATACAG TCGTGGGCGGATGCGTTTCGTAGCTCTCCCTCCCTTGCAGGGGTGGTGTACGTATACGACGACCTGAGGAGACGAGGTCTGGAGTTCCCCATGACAGACCTGGATGCTCTGTCCCCCATCCACACACCCAACAGA AGTATCCCAGAAAACGGGACTCCCGAGACGACCCCTGTCACCACTCCACCGCATCAACCACAAACTCAAGCCTCTACCAGTGCTCCCATTCAGAATACTTCACCTCCAGTCCAGCCCAGTGAAGGACCAGCCTCACTCTCTGCAGAACAG GAACAGAAGTTGCGGAGTGAGCTGGCGCTTGTGAAGGGAAATCTCACTGTGATGTCTGAAATGCTGAATGAGCTGAAACCTGGGCAGAGTCAGCCTGATGATACAGAGCTgctacag CAGCTGTACTCGGTGTGTAAGAGCATGCAGACTCGAGTGGTGGAGCTCATCCCTCAGCTGCAGGAAGAAGGATTTATTGAAGAGCTGCTCGTGGTCAACGATGACCTCAACAACGCTTTCATCCGCTATGAGAG GTTTGACAGACTTAACAAGGCACAAACTACAAATACTCCACAG ACCCCTGTCAGCAGCCGGAGCCTCATCGACTTCAGCCCTGAACCTTCAACTCTCAGCCAACCTGCTGTCATCACAACAACCAGCCAACCAGCAGCAAGCATTTTGGCCAATCAGAGGCCATCAGCCAACCACA aagaggaggaggagtttgaCATGTTTGCCCAAACCAGAGGCAGCTCCCTGGCTGAGCAAAGGAAAAG tgtcAGGTATGAGGACCCAGGAGCTGTGGAGGGCCTCGCTGGAGCTCTGGACTCAAGGTTGCAGGTCACAGCGGGG GTGCCACCAGTGAAAaactctgtgcagaatgatattgACAAATGGCTATCCTGTGATATG caaGACCAGTCTGCAGTTAGTGAGGGAGTTTCCAGTGAAG AGTTTGATAAGTTTTTGGAGGATCGGGCGATGGCAGCAGACCACAGCGGCCAGACGACTCGCAGTGTGCAGCCCTCCACATCCAAACCAACGCCACAATCTAGCCAGCAAGAGAACAGATCACATGACCAGCTTTTTTCACTCTGA
- the LOC122979136 gene encoding target of Myb protein 1-like isoform X1 → MFSFGEKMEFLIGNPFSTPVGQRIERATSSSLQSEDWGLNMEICDIINETDEGPRDAVKAIKKRIVGNKNFREIMLALTVLEACVKNCGHRFHVLVTSQDFVEGVLVRSILPKYNPPTALHDRVLSLIQSWADAFRSSPSLAGVVYVYDDLRRRGLEFPMTDLDALSPIHTPNRSIPENGTPETTPVTTPPHQPQTQASTSAPIQNTSPPVQPSEGPASLSAEQEQKLRSELALVKGNLTVMSEMLNELKPGQSQPDDTELLQQLYSVCKSMQTRVVELIPQLQEEGFIEELLVVNDDLNNAFIRYERFDRLNKAQTTNTPQQTPVSSRSLIDFSPEPSTLSQPAVITTTSQPAASILANQRPSANHKEEEEFDMFAQTRGSSLAEQRKSVRYEDPGAVEGLAGALDSRLQVTAGVPPVKNSVQNDIDKWLSCDMQDQSAVSEGVSSEEFDKFLEDRAMAADHSGQTTRSVQPSTSKPTPQSSQQENRSHDQLFSL, encoded by the exons ATGTTTTCATTCGGGGAGAAAATGGAGTTTCTCATAGGAAACCCCTTTTCAACGCCCGTCGGTCAGAGAATCG AGCGAGCGACCAGCAGCTCTCTGCAGTCGGAGGACTGGGGGCTCAACATGGAGATATGTGATATCATCAACGAGACAGACGAGGG gCCCAGAGATGCAGTCAAAGCTATAAAGAAGAGAATCGTTGGAAACAAGAACTTCAGAGAGATCATGTTGGCTCTTACT GTTCTCGAGGCCTGTGTGAAGAACTGCGGCCATCGCTTTCATGTTCTGGTGACGTCTCAGGACTTTGTTGAAGGAGTTTTGGTCCGTTCCATCCTGCCCAAATATAACCCCCCTACTGCCCTTCATGACAGGGTGCTCAGCCTCATACAG TCGTGGGCGGATGCGTTTCGTAGCTCTCCCTCCCTTGCAGGGGTGGTGTACGTATACGACGACCTGAGGAGACGAGGTCTGGAGTTCCCCATGACAGACCTGGATGCTCTGTCCCCCATCCACACACCCAACAGA AGTATCCCAGAAAACGGGACTCCCGAGACGACCCCTGTCACCACTCCACCGCATCAACCACAAACTCAAGCCTCTACCAGTGCTCCCATTCAGAATACTTCACCTCCAGTCCAGCCCAGTGAAGGACCAGCCTCACTCTCTGCAGAACAG GAACAGAAGTTGCGGAGTGAGCTGGCGCTTGTGAAGGGAAATCTCACTGTGATGTCTGAAATGCTGAATGAGCTGAAACCTGGGCAGAGTCAGCCTGATGATACAGAGCTgctacag CAGCTGTACTCGGTGTGTAAGAGCATGCAGACTCGAGTGGTGGAGCTCATCCCTCAGCTGCAGGAAGAAGGATTTATTGAAGAGCTGCTCGTGGTCAACGATGACCTCAACAACGCTTTCATCCGCTATGAGAG GTTTGACAGACTTAACAAGGCACAAACTACAAATACTCCACAG CAGACCCCTGTCAGCAGCCGGAGCCTCATCGACTTCAGCCCTGAACCTTCAACTCTCAGCCAACCTGCTGTCATCACAACAACCAGCCAACCAGCAGCAAGCATTTTGGCCAATCAGAGGCCATCAGCCAACCACA aagaggaggaggagtttgaCATGTTTGCCCAAACCAGAGGCAGCTCCCTGGCTGAGCAAAGGAAAAG tgtcAGGTATGAGGACCCAGGAGCTGTGGAGGGCCTCGCTGGAGCTCTGGACTCAAGGTTGCAGGTCACAGCGGGG GTGCCACCAGTGAAAaactctgtgcagaatgatattgACAAATGGCTATCCTGTGATATG caaGACCAGTCTGCAGTTAGTGAGGGAGTTTCCAGTGAAG AGTTTGATAAGTTTTTGGAGGATCGGGCGATGGCAGCAGACCACAGCGGCCAGACGACTCGCAGTGTGCAGCCCTCCACATCCAAACCAACGCCACAATCTAGCCAGCAAGAGAACAGATCACATGACCAGCTTTTTTCACTCTGA
- the LOC122979136 gene encoding target of Myb protein 1-like isoform X3: MLALTVLEACVKNCGHRFHVLVTSQDFVEGVLVRSILPKYNPPTALHDRVLSLIQSWADAFRSSPSLAGVVYVYDDLRRRGLEFPMTDLDALSPIHTPNRSIPENGTPETTPVTTPPHQPQTQASTSAPIQNTSPPVQPSEGPASLSAEQEQKLRSELALVKGNLTVMSEMLNELKPGQSQPDDTELLQQLYSVCKSMQTRVVELIPQLQEEGFIEELLVVNDDLNNAFIRYERFDRLNKAQTTNTPQQTPVSSRSLIDFSPEPSTLSQPAVITTTSQPAASILANQRPSANHKEEEEFDMFAQTRGSSLAEQRKSVRYEDPGAVEGLAGALDSRLQVTAGVPPVKNSVQNDIDKWLSCDMQDQSAVSEGVSSEEFDKFLEDRAMAADHSGQTTRSVQPSTSKPTPQSSQQENRSHDQLFSL, translated from the exons ATGTTGGCTCTTACT GTTCTCGAGGCCTGTGTGAAGAACTGCGGCCATCGCTTTCATGTTCTGGTGACGTCTCAGGACTTTGTTGAAGGAGTTTTGGTCCGTTCCATCCTGCCCAAATATAACCCCCCTACTGCCCTTCATGACAGGGTGCTCAGCCTCATACAG TCGTGGGCGGATGCGTTTCGTAGCTCTCCCTCCCTTGCAGGGGTGGTGTACGTATACGACGACCTGAGGAGACGAGGTCTGGAGTTCCCCATGACAGACCTGGATGCTCTGTCCCCCATCCACACACCCAACAGA AGTATCCCAGAAAACGGGACTCCCGAGACGACCCCTGTCACCACTCCACCGCATCAACCACAAACTCAAGCCTCTACCAGTGCTCCCATTCAGAATACTTCACCTCCAGTCCAGCCCAGTGAAGGACCAGCCTCACTCTCTGCAGAACAG GAACAGAAGTTGCGGAGTGAGCTGGCGCTTGTGAAGGGAAATCTCACTGTGATGTCTGAAATGCTGAATGAGCTGAAACCTGGGCAGAGTCAGCCTGATGATACAGAGCTgctacag CAGCTGTACTCGGTGTGTAAGAGCATGCAGACTCGAGTGGTGGAGCTCATCCCTCAGCTGCAGGAAGAAGGATTTATTGAAGAGCTGCTCGTGGTCAACGATGACCTCAACAACGCTTTCATCCGCTATGAGAG GTTTGACAGACTTAACAAGGCACAAACTACAAATACTCCACAG CAGACCCCTGTCAGCAGCCGGAGCCTCATCGACTTCAGCCCTGAACCTTCAACTCTCAGCCAACCTGCTGTCATCACAACAACCAGCCAACCAGCAGCAAGCATTTTGGCCAATCAGAGGCCATCAGCCAACCACA aagaggaggaggagtttgaCATGTTTGCCCAAACCAGAGGCAGCTCCCTGGCTGAGCAAAGGAAAAG tgtcAGGTATGAGGACCCAGGAGCTGTGGAGGGCCTCGCTGGAGCTCTGGACTCAAGGTTGCAGGTCACAGCGGGG GTGCCACCAGTGAAAaactctgtgcagaatgatattgACAAATGGCTATCCTGTGATATG caaGACCAGTCTGCAGTTAGTGAGGGAGTTTCCAGTGAAG AGTTTGATAAGTTTTTGGAGGATCGGGCGATGGCAGCAGACCACAGCGGCCAGACGACTCGCAGTGTGCAGCCCTCCACATCCAAACCAACGCCACAATCTAGCCAGCAAGAGAACAGATCACATGACCAGCTTTTTTCACTCTGA
- the LOC122979137 gene encoding noggin-2-like: MSEKEDQTSKFSFFCSRPSKPKTMFRLLNCGVCLCLIYVSVLLHGPVALTSKASTQDQLPNVTEEDTGWDSPFLQLRASLPSYSQPIRPYTLLTNSEDYHYMPKSRHRRPSRLLRLLGSSFDPFWMSIDQPSEASGIWTLEGDDGPPHSLPAKLPNYTAFRDRFNLSASPELREAATNHRQKLEEEAAGLDFGFMPSDVVSSVRAWLVRSATCGLRYQWVDLGAAFWPRWLRQTDCERSDGVRSCSFPSGMECIRAQTAYIKILAWHCLEIREGEEGDGSRRIKANRSDGGTEMGTSEEMKRCSWRQVPYPVVTACTCSCK; the protein is encoded by the coding sequence ATGAGTGAAAAGGAAGACCAGACGAGCAAGTTTTCATTCTTCTGTTCCAGACCATCCAAACCTAAGACCATGTTCAGACTACTCAACTGTGGAGTCTGTCTCTGCTTGATTTATGTGTCTGTCCTCCTACATGGACCTGTAGCCTTAACTTCAAAGGCTTCAACCCAGGATCAGCTTCCAAATGTGACAGAGGAGGACACAGGCTGGGATTCACCGTTTCTTCAGCTGAGAGCCAGTCTGCCATCTTACTCGCAGCCGATTCGTCCATACACCTTGCTGACAAACTCAGAAGACTACCACTACATGCCCAAATCTAGACATCGCCGTCCCTCTCGCCTCCTGCGTCTTCTAGGATCCTCTTTTGACCCATTCTGGATGTCTATAGATCAACCATCTGAGGCCTCCGGGATCTGGACTTTAGAGGGAGATGATGGTCCACCTCACTCACTACCTGCCAAATTACCCAACTACACCGCTTTCAGAGACAGGTTCAACTTGAGTGCCTCTCCAGAGCTGAGAGAGGCTGCAACAAACCATCGCCAGAAGCTAGAAGAGGAAGCTGCAGGTCTGGACTTCGGTTTTATGCCTTCAGATGTTGTCAGCTCAGTCCGAGCCTGGCTGGTGCGCTCAGCCACATGTGGATTACGTTACCAGTGGGTGGATCTGGGCGCTGCTTTCTGGCCACGTTGGCTGCGGCAGACTGATTGTGAAAGATCAGACGGAGTGCGAAGCTGCTCCTTTCCCAGTGGGATGGAGTGCATTCGAGCTCAAACAGCGTACATAAAGATTCTGGCTTGGCACTGCTTGGAgatcagagagggagaggaaggtgATGGGTCCAGAAGGATTAAGGCTAACAGGTCTGATGGCGGCACTGAGATGGGGACaagtgaagaaatgaaaaggtGTTCATGGAGGCAGGTGCCGTATCCTGTGGTCACAGCTTGTACATGCTCAtgtaaatga